In a single window of the Ruminococcus albus 7 = DSM 20455 genome:
- a CDS encoding DUF1934 domain-containing protein, with protein sequence MDIKDVDIKLVSRQYEDFDDDPANYEQTEVLSVGTYKKTADGYVIEYEESEATGFEGCTTRIESFGKKKVVMSRRGSVSSELVIEPGEKHHCVYGTLYGNFEVGVEARKVSDKLTDDGGRLTFTYVVDVNSGLIGTFDIDIQLKIR encoded by the coding sequence TTGGATATTAAAGATGTTGATATAAAGCTGGTTAGCCGTCAGTATGAGGATTTTGACGACGACCCTGCGAATTACGAACAGACAGAAGTACTCTCGGTAGGCACATATAAAAAGACTGCCGACGGGTATGTTATAGAGTATGAAGAAAGCGAAGCTACGGGCTTTGAGGGATGTACCACAAGGATAGAGAGCTTCGGAAAGAAAAAAGTAGTGATGTCCAGGAGAGGCAGTGTTTCCTCGGAACTTGTCATAGAACCCGGAGAAAAGCACCACTGTGTATACGGCACGCTTTACGGCAATTTTGAGGTAGGCGTAGAAGCCAGAAAAGTAAGCGACAAGCTGACAGATGACGGCGGCAGGCTAACCTTCACTTATGTGGTGGATGTCAACTCAGGACTCATAGGCACATTTGATATCGATATACAATTAAAAATAAGATAA
- a CDS encoding EAL domain-containing protein, which produces MDENCRLNAGVCRVDFTDSGKILSVDDDFFRSTGYSLDYVLEKEVSFYSLFEDKAREDIEAQINSAAEVGGVFCVRHNIITRDGSSMFVHCCGIVKNLKCVDIIVSDCNCHDRLDDVYKKLIRKVEEQRDKLHMVAENTDDVYYDYDVKRDIMHLTVSITRFRLDYDNCLENFLGSRAAEEFLHPDDCEAYFDGWKSALERPMKGTMEFRTKAYDDDYCWYSDAFISFADESGKVTEVFGRLSNIQKLKTLTTKSDKDSEYIRFLLQTDQLTGLYNRKGFTQNAANALSERQEGMVYAIVYSDINDFSYVNENFGYETGNTMLRDYTACLRGGASYIMGCRIYSDYFICLCRSKNRAALIRSVEQQNLRFTTMQKKKFPSGDIRIACGMYILPDGDIELNTAIDNANLARRSVKHSSSILCGIYSQRMRMQKIYEQSICNELHSAIKNRQIEMFLQPKFHLEKRVIIGAEALARWRNPNGTYKMPFEFIPVLEKVGYIDELDFFIYGEVLRTLEKWKHDGRSIIPVSVNFSQHHITQPKFVENIIKTADKYDVDKGDVEIEITESCFSGDTQALFSVMDKLRSVGFKVSIDDFGIGYSTLSVLMNAPVDIVKIDKSFIDNIEQNKNDRDFVANMCSLIDTAKKDIIFEGVETDAQAAILCQSGYTKAQGWLFDKAMPLDDFEQKYMYNNVDK; this is translated from the coding sequence ATGGACGAGAATTGCAGACTGAATGCAGGTGTCTGCCGTGTTGATTTTACTGATAGTGGAAAGATATTATCTGTGGATGATGATTTTTTCAGATCAACAGGATACAGCCTTGATTATGTGCTTGAAAAGGAAGTTTCATTTTACTCGCTGTTTGAAGACAAAGCCCGTGAAGATATAGAAGCACAGATAAATTCTGCTGCCGAAGTTGGCGGAGTGTTCTGTGTCAGGCACAATATAATTACTCGTGATGGTTCTTCAATGTTTGTGCACTGCTGTGGTATCGTTAAGAACTTAAAGTGTGTAGATATCATCGTGAGTGACTGTAATTGTCATGACAGACTAGATGATGTTTATAAAAAGCTGATCCGCAAGGTAGAAGAACAGCGTGATAAGCTGCATATGGTGGCTGAAAATACTGATGATGTATACTACGATTATGATGTTAAACGCGATATCATGCACCTTACGGTAAGTATAACAAGGTTCAGGCTCGATTACGATAATTGTCTGGAAAACTTCCTGGGCAGCAGGGCAGCTGAGGAATTTCTGCATCCTGATGATTGCGAGGCTTATTTCGATGGCTGGAAGTCAGCGTTGGAAAGACCTATGAAAGGGACAATGGAGTTCCGAACCAAGGCTTATGATGATGACTATTGCTGGTATAGTGATGCTTTTATCAGCTTTGCCGATGAATCGGGCAAGGTAACGGAAGTTTTCGGCAGGCTTTCAAATATCCAGAAGCTGAAAACTCTTACTACCAAGTCTGATAAAGATTCGGAGTATATCAGGTTCCTGCTTCAGACGGACCAGCTCACAGGGCTTTATAACCGCAAGGGCTTTACCCAGAATGCCGCTAATGCTCTTTCTGAGCGGCAGGAAGGTATGGTATATGCGATCGTATACTCTGATATAAACGATTTTTCATACGTAAATGAGAATTTCGGCTATGAGACCGGAAATACCATGCTGAGGGATTATACAGCCTGCCTTCGCGGCGGTGCAAGTTATATAATGGGATGTCGGATATACTCGGATTATTTTATATGCCTTTGCCGTTCAAAAAACAGAGCAGCGCTGATACGCAGCGTTGAACAGCAGAACCTGAGATTCACAACAATGCAGAAGAAAAAATTTCCATCGGGTGATATAAGGATCGCCTGTGGTATGTATATCCTTCCTGACGGTGATATCGAGCTGAATACAGCAATAGATAACGCTAATCTGGCGAGGCGCAGCGTAAAGCACTCCAGCAGTATTCTATGCGGTATATATTCACAGCGCATGAGGATGCAGAAAATTTATGAACAGTCGATCTGCAACGAACTTCATTCCGCAATAAAGAACAGACAGATAGAAATGTTCCTGCAGCCAAAGTTCCACCTTGAAAAGCGTGTCATTATCGGTGCAGAGGCACTGGCGAGGTGGAGAAACCCGAATGGTACCTACAAGATGCCATTTGAGTTCATACCTGTACTGGAAAAAGTTGGTTATATAGATGAGCTTGATTTCTTCATTTACGGTGAGGTGCTCCGCACACTTGAAAAATGGAAGCATGACGGAAGAAGCATTATCCCTGTTTCTGTAAATTTCAGCCAGCACCATATAACTCAGCCTAAGTTTGTGGAAAACATAATAAAAACCGCTGACAAGTATGATGTAGATAAGGGTGATGTAGAGATCGAGATCACTGAATCCTGCTTTTCGGGTGACACACAGGCTTTGTTCTCGGTAATGGATAAGCTTCGCAGTGTGGGCTTCAAGGTAAGTATAGATGATTTCGGTATAGGGTATTCCACCCTGAGTGTACTTATGAATGCGCCTGTTGATATTGTGAAGATAGACAAGTCATTCATTGACAACATTGAGCAGAACAAGAATGACCGCGACTTTGTGGCGAATATGTGCAGCCTTATCGATACTGCCAAAAAGGATATAATCTTTGAAGGCGTTGAAACTGATGCACAGGCAGCGATACTCTGCCAGAGCGGTTATACCAAAGCACAGGGCTGGCTCTTTGATAAGGCGATGCCTCTTGATGACTTTGAACAAAAGTATATGTACAATAATGTGGACAAATAA
- a CDS encoding D-alanine--D-alanine ligase family protein has translation MAKLKVAVIFGGRSNEHDVSVVSAAHVIRSISENPDRYEVICIGITKKGHWVRFMGSAEDIANGSWAENPDNVACIFSPDPVHRGFIQLEDDGSYTNIKVDAVFPVLHGKNGEDGTIQGIFQMAEIPFVGCDLISSACCMDKDVTHTILEAHGVRTAKWISMIYRDISKLDEKCRLMEKELGYPMYVKPANCGSSVGITKAHDFEELKAGIKLAFTHDHKVVVEQGINGIELECAVMGNDEPFASTVGEIAAANEFYDYDAKYNNSDSKTYIPARVPDEVIEEIRETAVRAFKAMGCEGLARCDFFLSDKGEVILNEINTLPGHTQISMYPKLMEHEGISYAEQEDRLIKLALERSEVDHE, from the coding sequence ATGGCAAAGCTTAAAGTCGCTGTTATTTTCGGCGGCAGATCGAATGAACACGATGTCTCGGTAGTATCCGCGGCACACGTTATACGCTCTATCAGTGAGAATCCGGACCGTTATGAGGTCATCTGCATAGGTATAACCAAAAAGGGTCACTGGGTAAGATTCATGGGCAGTGCTGAGGATATAGCTAACGGCAGCTGGGCAGAGAATCCCGACAACGTTGCCTGCATTTTCAGCCCCGACCCTGTACACCGCGGTTTTATACAGCTGGAGGATGACGGCAGCTACACCAATATCAAGGTCGATGCAGTATTCCCAGTGCTCCACGGAAAAAACGGAGAAGACGGCACTATCCAGGGAATATTCCAGATGGCAGAGATACCCTTTGTAGGCTGTGATCTTATTTCCTCAGCCTGCTGCATGGACAAGGATGTTACACATACTATCCTTGAAGCACATGGTGTGCGCACTGCCAAGTGGATAAGCATGATCTACCGCGATATAAGCAAGCTGGATGAAAAGTGCAGGCTTATGGAGAAAGAGCTTGGCTATCCTATGTACGTAAAGCCTGCGAACTGCGGTTCTTCCGTGGGTATAACCAAGGCACATGACTTTGAGGAGCTGAAGGCAGGTATCAAGCTTGCATTCACACATGACCACAAGGTAGTAGTAGAACAGGGCATCAACGGCATTGAGCTTGAGTGTGCTGTTATGGGCAACGATGAGCCTTTTGCTTCAACAGTGGGCGAGATAGCAGCTGCCAACGAATTCTATGACTATGACGCAAAGTACAATAATTCGGACTCAAAGACCTACATACCCGCAAGAGTACCCGATGAGGTGATCGAGGAGATTCGTGAAACTGCAGTACGTGCTTTCAAGGCAATGGGCTGCGAAGGACTTGCCAGATGCGACTTCTTCCTTTCCGACAAGGGTGAGGTCATACTCAACGAGATAAATACACTTCCGGGACACACACAGATAAGTATGTACCCCAAGCTCATGGAGCATGAGGGCATAAGCTATGCCGAGCAGGAGGACAGACTCATCAAGCTGGCACTGGAAAGATCGGAAGTGGATCATGAATAA
- the argS gene encoding arginine--tRNA ligase, producing the protein MQDLIKEAFAQARELVLKALGQLVAEEVFPAEAVPAFNIEIPADPKNGDVSTNAAMVCAKPFRSAPRKIAEAIVGKIDTTGSCFDKVEIAGPGFINFYYGKGWFGSVVKAVLDEGKEYGKTDFGKGKRALVEFVSANPTGPMHIGNARGGAIGDCLAAVMEYAGYDVEREFYINDAGNQIEKFGKSLRLRYMQICGDKGQEIVAKNLDMDTFCKTIYEDTETFPMPDDVYLGMDIIAHAKNFFDEYGMIASAQPEEECKKALVDYALPKNIDGLHKDLAKYRINYDTWFRESTLHNDGSVQEVIDKLKAGGYTYEKDGALWFRTTDFGDEKDRVLVRDNGIPTYFVPDIAYHYNKLAVRKFDKAIDIFGADHHGYIPRLKAAMTALGVDEKKLDIVIMQMVRLVKDGETYKLSKRSGKAITLNTLLEEIPIDAARFFFNLREPNSQFDFDLDLAISNSSQNPVYYVQYAHARICSVIKKLKEENIEAKPFTADMAEALSTPEELELVKLMATLPTTITEAAKAYDPAKVTKYAVDIATLYHKFYNACRIKGEEENVMQARLALSLAVKQIIANILDMLKIDCPESM; encoded by the coding sequence ATGCAGGATCTGATAAAGGAAGCATTCGCGCAGGCAAGGGAGCTTGTGCTGAAGGCACTGGGTCAGCTTGTGGCAGAGGAGGTATTCCCCGCTGAGGCTGTTCCCGCTTTTAATATAGAAATACCCGCCGACCCCAAGAACGGCGACGTTTCAACAAATGCAGCTATGGTATGCGCAAAGCCTTTCAGGAGCGCACCCAGAAAAATAGCTGAGGCTATCGTCGGCAAGATAGATACCACAGGCAGCTGTTTTGATAAAGTCGAGATAGCAGGTCCCGGATTCATTAACTTTTACTACGGCAAGGGCTGGTTTGGCTCAGTAGTAAAGGCTGTTCTCGATGAGGGCAAGGAATACGGCAAGACTGATTTCGGCAAGGGCAAGAGAGCACTGGTGGAATTCGTATCCGCTAACCCCACAGGACCCATGCACATAGGTAACGCAAGAGGCGGTGCTATCGGTGACTGTCTGGCGGCTGTTATGGAATATGCAGGTTACGATGTAGAGAGAGAATTCTACATAAACGATGCAGGCAACCAGATAGAGAAGTTCGGAAAGTCCCTGAGATTGAGATATATGCAGATATGCGGCGACAAGGGTCAGGAGATAGTTGCAAAGAACCTTGATATGGATACCTTCTGTAAGACCATATACGAAGATACCGAAACTTTCCCCATGCCCGATGATGTATACCTCGGAATGGATATAATCGCACACGCAAAGAATTTCTTTGACGAGTACGGCATGATAGCTTCTGCACAGCCCGAGGAGGAGTGCAAGAAAGCACTGGTAGACTACGCTCTGCCAAAGAATATCGACGGTCTGCACAAGGATCTTGCCAAGTACCGCATAAACTACGATACATGGTTCAGAGAGAGCACACTGCACAATGACGGCTCTGTTCAGGAAGTCATAGATAAACTGAAAGCAGGCGGATACACCTATGAAAAGGATGGTGCCCTCTGGTTCAGGACTACCGATTTCGGTGACGAGAAGGACAGGGTGCTTGTAAGAGACAACGGCATACCCACCTACTTCGTACCCGATATTGCTTACCACTACAACAAGCTGGCTGTACGTAAGTTCGATAAGGCGATAGATATCTTCGGTGCCGATCACCACGGATATATCCCACGTCTGAAAGCCGCTATGACTGCTCTCGGCGTTGACGAAAAGAAGCTGGACATCGTTATCATGCAGATGGTAAGACTTGTAAAGGACGGCGAGACATACAAGCTGTCGAAGCGTTCCGGCAAGGCTATCACATTGAACACTCTGCTGGAGGAGATACCGATAGACGCGGCAAGATTCTTCTTCAACCTGCGTGAGCCAAACTCACAGTTCGATTTTGACCTTGACCTGGCTATATCAAATTCCAGCCAGAACCCCGTATACTATGTTCAGTACGCTCATGCACGTATATGCTCCGTTATCAAGAAGCTGAAAGAGGAGAACATCGAAGCCAAGCCCTTTACTGCTGATATGGCTGAAGCTCTCAGCACACCCGAGGAACTGGAGCTTGTCAAGCTGATGGCAACTCTGCCCACCACAATAACCGAAGCTGCAAAGGCTTACGACCCTGCTAAGGTTACCAAGTACGCTGTGGATATCGCCACACTGTACCACAAGTTCTACAATGCCTGCCGTATAAAAGGCGAGGAAGAGAACGTTATGCAGGCAAGACTTGCCCTGTCACTGGCTGTAAAGCAGATAATCGCTAATATACTTGATATGCTGAAGATAGACTGCCCCGAGAGTATGTAA
- the yfcE gene encoding phosphodiesterase, whose translation MKLFIASDIHGSAYWCERMLAAFEKSGAEKMLLLGDILYHGPRNDLPEGYDPKKVIAMLNPMKDKILCVRGNCDTEVDQMVLEFPILADYAFIYADGLTIFATHGHKFNCDILPPMSKGTVLLHGHTHIPVMEDHGDFTYINPGSVSIPKENSAHSCLILENGKFTFVEL comes from the coding sequence ATGAAATTGTTTATAGCTTCCGATATACATGGTTCAGCGTACTGGTGCGAGAGAATGCTGGCGGCATTTGAAAAAAGCGGTGCCGAGAAAATGCTCCTGCTGGGTGATATACTCTATCATGGTCCCCGCAACGATCTTCCCGAGGGATATGACCCTAAAAAGGTCATAGCTATGCTTAATCCCATGAAGGATAAAATACTTTGCGTGCGAGGAAACTGTGATACCGAAGTTGATCAGATGGTGCTTGAATTTCCGATACTGGCAGATTATGCCTTTATCTATGCCGACGGTTTAACAATATTCGCAACCCACGGACATAAATTCAACTGCGATATACTGCCTCCAATGAGCAAAGGTACAGTGCTTCTCCACGGTCATACACATATCCCTGTTATGGAAGATCACGGTGATTTTACCTATATCAATCCGGGCTCGGTATCTATCCCAAAGGAAAATTCTGCACATAGTTGTCTTATCCTGGAAAACGGAAAATTCACATTTGTTGAATTGTAA
- the murI gene encoding glutamate racemase, with product MNNSPIGVFDSGVGGLTCVKELTKLLPHEDIVYLGDTARVPYGTRSKETIARYTAQDMEFLRGHDVKMILVACGTASSVIMSSPEFSGNTEPSYSGVVKPAANAACAATKNGRIGVIATGATIRSGSYGKVIRSIDPDAKVIGKACPMFVPLVENGYVGKDCIPTRYFAEEYLECMKREQVDTLILGCTHYPLLADLISDIMGDGVKLISAGAELARFAVKTLTFSDSLADREEQGTQKLFCTDTPELFSENVERFLGESFSGTVEKCVLNTK from the coding sequence ATGAATAATTCACCCATCGGCGTTTTCGATTCGGGAGTTGGAGGACTTACCTGCGTAAAGGAACTGACAAAGCTGCTTCCCCATGAGGATATCGTATACCTCGGCGACACAGCGAGAGTACCCTACGGCACCCGAAGCAAAGAGACCATTGCCAGATACACCGCACAGGATATGGAGTTTCTGCGTGGCCATGATGTAAAGATGATACTTGTAGCCTGCGGTACGGCTTCATCGGTAATAATGTCGAGTCCTGAGTTTTCAGGCAATACCGAGCCCAGCTACAGCGGTGTGGTAAAGCCCGCCGCCAATGCAGCCTGTGCTGCCACCAAAAACGGCAGGATAGGAGTTATCGCTACAGGCGCTACCATAAGGAGCGGAAGCTACGGCAAAGTGATACGCAGCATCGACCCCGATGCGAAGGTGATAGGCAAGGCTTGTCCCATGTTCGTGCCGCTGGTAGAGAACGGATACGTCGGCAAGGACTGCATACCGACAAGGTATTTCGCTGAGGAATACCTTGAATGCATGAAACGCGAGCAGGTGGATACACTGATACTGGGATGTACACACTACCCTCTGCTTGCTGACCTTATCTCCGACATAATGGGTGATGGCGTGAAGCTTATATCCGCAGGTGCTGAGCTCGCAAGATTCGCGGTAAAGACCCTTACCTTCAGCGACAGCCTTGCAGACAGAGAAGAACAGGGCACGCAGAAGCTATTCTGCACCGATACCCCCGAACTTTTCTCGGAGAATGTGGAAAGATTCCTCGGCGAAAGCTTTTCGGGAACAGTGGAGAAATGTGTGCTGAACACTAAATAG